Proteins from one Tsuneonella aeria genomic window:
- a CDS encoding DUF4139 domain-containing protein, with protein MRFALLGTAALFVASATLAQPGEAGPSAQGDLDVTIYNGGQALVQDVRQLSIPNGRSRIEFPDVSAQIRPETLSFAAEGAGIVEQNFDFDLLTPTKLMEKAIGQTVTLVRTNPATGAETREQATVLSTAGGVVVQIGDRIEVLRDDGLPVRTIFDGVPPNLRARPTLSVTVESDRAGTRPASIRYLTGGLGWSADYVALYDEARGTTDMQGWVTLTNQTGTTFHNADTVLVAGTPSGMSGANQIRRPRVPPPPPGGFVPGTETAPREQLGDFYLYPLTGRTTIANAQTKQVSFLDVQAVPARRVYARTVGWLGSDGAPVNVSTAIGFSTARDQGLGDALPAGIVRFYQRDRQGTPQFVGESRIGHTPMGSALELVTGDAFDVFVQAEVVSRDRITANEWEASSRYRVVKDGAVVREVTSERPVEYWRTTMRYSFTNAKPVPVEVDLTQAGLDQGWWSRDFRVTSEDVAGEQINAGQRRYRVTVPANGKREVRVTYETRY; from the coding sequence ATGCGCTTCGCATTGCTGGGGACCGCAGCACTTTTCGTCGCGTCGGCCACGCTTGCGCAGCCCGGGGAAGCGGGGCCGAGCGCCCAGGGCGATCTCGACGTGACGATCTACAACGGCGGGCAGGCGCTGGTGCAGGATGTTCGCCAGCTTTCGATCCCAAACGGCCGCAGCCGGATCGAATTTCCTGACGTATCCGCGCAGATCCGGCCCGAGACGCTGAGCTTCGCCGCCGAAGGCGCGGGCATCGTCGAACAGAACTTCGACTTCGACCTCCTGACGCCGACCAAGCTCATGGAAAAGGCGATCGGGCAGACCGTCACGCTGGTCCGCACGAATCCCGCGACCGGGGCGGAGACGCGGGAACAGGCAACGGTCCTGTCCACGGCGGGCGGCGTGGTCGTCCAGATCGGCGACCGGATCGAAGTGCTGCGCGACGATGGCCTGCCGGTGCGCACGATCTTCGACGGCGTGCCGCCCAACTTGCGGGCGCGGCCGACCCTCTCGGTCACGGTCGAAAGCGATCGCGCGGGGACACGGCCCGCCTCGATCAGATACCTGACAGGCGGGCTCGGCTGGTCGGCGGATTACGTCGCCCTTTATGACGAAGCGCGCGGGACAACCGACATGCAGGGGTGGGTGACCCTGACCAACCAGACCGGCACGACGTTTCACAACGCCGATACCGTCCTGGTCGCGGGCACGCCGTCGGGCATGTCGGGTGCAAACCAGATCCGCCGCCCCCGGGTTCCGCCGCCGCCCCCCGGAGGCTTCGTCCCCGGAACGGAGACGGCACCGCGCGAACAACTCGGCGACTTCTACCTCTATCCCCTGACGGGCCGAACCACGATCGCCAACGCACAGACCAAGCAGGTCAGCTTCCTCGACGTTCAGGCGGTGCCCGCCCGGCGCGTCTATGCCCGCACGGTCGGCTGGTTGGGCAGCGACGGAGCGCCGGTGAACGTGTCCACCGCGATCGGTTTTTCGACCGCGCGCGACCAGGGTCTTGGCGATGCCTTGCCCGCCGGGATCGTCCGGTTCTACCAGCGCGACCGGCAGGGCACGCCGCAGTTCGTCGGGGAAAGCCGCATCGGGCACACCCCGATGGGCAGCGCGCTGGAGCTGGTGACAGGGGATGCGTTCGACGTCTTCGTCCAGGCCGAAGTCGTGAGCCGCGATCGCATCACGGCCAACGAATGGGAAGCCAGCAGCCGCTATCGCGTGGTCAAGGACGGCGCCGTCGTGCGCGAGGTCACTTCGGAACGCCCGGTGGAATACTGGCGCACGACGATGCGCTACAGCTTCACGAACGCAAAGCCGGTACCGGTCGAGGTCGACCTGACGCAAGCCGGCCTCGACCAGGGATGGTGGAGCCGCGACTTCCGCGTCACCAGCGAAGACGTGGCGGGTGAACAGATCAACGCGGGGCAGCGCCGCTATCGCGTGACGGTCCCCGCCAACGGCAAGCGCGAAGTGCGCGTAACCTACGAGACGCGGTACTGA
- a CDS encoding DUF4139 domain-containing protein, producing the protein MRRALFSTLLALSAPATARQVIDAAPPGDLAVTVYRDPERGPDQSMARDWPRGFAMISETRQVTLPPGESTIRFEGVSEGMVAVTAIVTGLPGGTIEKNRNADLLSPGALVDGTLGNRVTITRTNPATGREASEQAIVRARADGGLVLQTAAGFEAVRCSGLPERLTFDQVPAGLSAQPIYSIDTVSAAGGTYTVTLTYLSWGFDWQAHYVATLDHGGSTDDVKMQLTSWLTLVNDNNQSFAHADLMAVAGKLRVTSNYQALSDPPQGHPLQLVCYPFGNTAAGSPIDYPYPPPPPPPAPPPPAVMMESAAGTIIVTGSRISRAAMVAQEEDLGDLKLYRVPEPVTIAAQSQKQIAFLDRDGVAGRLLHTVTCNPWNAPDEPAAAGILLASVNDPRHGLGVALPAGRITVFQSTPRGELLVGEERLRDYASGQDVEIALGQSPQVFAACTVEDDPERRKQGDRVPMRLVLTNANPASVRVRVTLGGSAARIAGLRGERVKDGARVYETSVPANGRRELRWSIVNE; encoded by the coding sequence GTGCGGCGCGCGCTATTCTCCACGCTGCTGGCCCTGTCCGCGCCCGCGACGGCGCGCCAGGTGATCGACGCGGCGCCGCCCGGCGACCTGGCGGTGACCGTCTATCGCGACCCTGAACGCGGCCCCGACCAATCCATGGCGCGCGACTGGCCGCGAGGGTTCGCGATGATCAGCGAAACCCGCCAGGTCACGCTGCCACCGGGTGAAAGCACGATCCGTTTCGAAGGCGTTTCCGAAGGGATGGTCGCCGTGACCGCGATCGTCACGGGGCTCCCCGGCGGGACGATCGAGAAGAACCGAAATGCCGATCTGCTGAGCCCCGGGGCGCTGGTCGACGGGACGCTGGGCAATCGCGTCACCATCACCCGGACCAATCCGGCCACCGGGCGCGAGGCCAGCGAACAGGCGATCGTCCGCGCCCGGGCGGATGGGGGCCTGGTGTTGCAGACAGCCGCCGGGTTCGAAGCGGTGCGATGCTCCGGCCTTCCCGAAAGGCTTACCTTCGACCAGGTGCCCGCGGGCCTCTCTGCGCAGCCCATCTATTCGATCGATACGGTTTCGGCCGCGGGCGGTACCTACACGGTGACGCTGACCTACCTGTCGTGGGGCTTCGATTGGCAGGCGCATTACGTCGCCACGCTGGACCATGGCGGTTCCACTGACGATGTGAAGATGCAGCTGACGAGCTGGCTCACCCTGGTCAACGACAACAACCAGAGCTTCGCCCACGCCGACCTGATGGCAGTTGCGGGCAAGCTGCGGGTGACGAGCAATTACCAGGCGCTGTCAGACCCGCCCCAGGGCCACCCGCTGCAGCTTGTCTGTTATCCCTTCGGGAACACCGCCGCGGGGTCGCCGATCGACTATCCCTATCCACCGCCGCCACCTCCGCCGGCACCGCCGCCGCCAGCGGTGATGATGGAATCGGCGGCCGGCACAATCATCGTCACGGGTTCTCGCATCTCACGCGCAGCAATGGTCGCGCAGGAAGAGGATCTCGGCGATCTCAAGCTGTATCGCGTGCCGGAGCCGGTCACGATCGCCGCGCAAAGCCAGAAGCAGATCGCCTTCCTCGACCGCGATGGCGTCGCCGGGCGACTGCTGCACACCGTCACTTGCAACCCTTGGAACGCGCCTGACGAACCCGCGGCGGCCGGTATCCTGCTCGCCTCGGTCAACGATCCGCGCCACGGCCTCGGGGTCGCGCTGCCGGCAGGCAGAATCACCGTGTTCCAATCGACGCCGCGCGGCGAACTGCTGGTCGGCGAAGAACGTCTGCGCGATTACGCGTCGGGACAGGATGTGGAGATCGCCCTTGGCCAAAGCCCGCAAGTGTTCGCGGCCTGCACGGTGGAAGACGACCCGGAGCGGCGCAAGCAGGGCGATCGCGTGCCCATGCGGCTCGTCCTCACCAACGCCAACCCGGCATCCGTCCGGGTGCGGGTTACGCTGGGCGGTTCAGCGGCACGGATTGCGGGCCTCCGGGGGGAGCGGGTGAAGGACGGCGCGCGCGTTTACGAGACGTCCGTGCCCGCAAACGGTCGCCGGGAACTGCGCTGGTCGATCGTGAACGAGTAG
- the recA gene encoding recombinase RecA — protein MAAANLKLVEGTQMDADRQKALDAALAQIDRAFGKGSAMKLGQKETMQVETISTGSLGLDIALGVGGLPRGRVIEVYGPESSGKTTLALHVIAEAQKGGGTAAFVDAEHALDPVYAKKLGVNIDELIVSQPDTGEQALEIVDTLVRSNAIDVLVVDSVAALVPRAEIEGEMGDSHVGLQARLMSQSLRKLTGSINRSKCMVIFINQLRMKIGVMYGNPETTTGGNALKFYASVRLDIRRTGQIKDRDDIVGNATRVKVVKNKVAPPFKQVEFDIMYGEGISKIGEVLDLGVKAGLVEKSGSWFSYDSIRIGQGRENAKQYLKDNPEVGGKLEAAIRARTDAVAEEMMVGPGPGDDD, from the coding sequence ATGGCGGCTGCGAATCTGAAACTGGTAGAAGGTACTCAAATGGACGCGGACCGTCAGAAGGCGCTCGACGCCGCGCTCGCGCAGATCGATCGCGCGTTCGGAAAAGGCTCTGCAATGAAGCTGGGCCAGAAGGAGACGATGCAGGTCGAAACGATTTCGACGGGCAGCCTCGGTCTGGATATCGCGCTGGGCGTGGGCGGTCTGCCGCGCGGCCGGGTGATCGAGGTCTATGGGCCGGAAAGCTCTGGCAAGACGACCCTTGCGCTGCATGTGATCGCGGAAGCGCAGAAAGGCGGCGGCACGGCGGCGTTCGTCGATGCCGAACATGCGCTGGACCCGGTCTATGCCAAGAAGCTCGGCGTCAACATCGACGAACTCATCGTGTCGCAGCCCGACACGGGCGAACAGGCGCTGGAGATCGTCGACACGCTGGTGCGATCGAACGCGATCGACGTGCTCGTGGTCGACTCCGTGGCGGCGCTCGTGCCGCGCGCCGAAATCGAGGGCGAGATGGGCGACAGCCACGTCGGCCTCCAGGCCCGCTTGATGAGCCAGTCGCTGCGCAAGCTGACCGGTTCCATCAACCGGTCGAAGTGCATGGTGATCTTCATCAACCAGCTGCGCATGAAGATCGGCGTAATGTACGGTAATCCGGAGACGACGACGGGCGGCAACGCGCTCAAGTTCTATGCTTCCGTCCGTCTCGACATTCGCCGCACGGGCCAGATCAAGGATCGCGACGATATCGTCGGCAACGCGACCCGCGTGAAGGTCGTCAAGAACAAGGTCGCGCCGCCGTTCAAGCAGGTGGAATTCGACATCATGTATGGCGAAGGCATTTCCAAGATCGGCGAGGTTCTGGATCTGGGTGTCAAGGCCGGACTGGTGGAGAAGTCGGGCAGCTGGTTCAGCTACGACAGTATCCGCATCGGGCAGGGGCGTGAAAACGCCAAGCAATACCTCAAGGACAATCCGGAAGTGGGCGGCAAGCTGGAAGCCGCCATCCGCGCCCGCACGGATGCGGTCGCCGAAGAGATGATGGTCGGCCCCGGGCCGGGCGACGACGACTGA
- the alaS gene encoding alanine--tRNA ligase, whose product MTSTNDIRRSFLDYFAGAGHRTVPSAPLVPYNDPTLMFVNAGMVPFKNIFTGLETPPAPTAASSQKCVRAGGKHNDLDNVGYTARHHTFFEMLGNFSFGDYFKEQAIVHAWTLLTREWGLDPQRLTATVYHTDDEAFALWGKIAGVPDHRIIRIPTKDNFWAMGDEGPCGPCSEIFYDHGDHIFGGPPGSPDEDGDRFVEIWNLVFMQFEQAAGEIVGELPRPSIDTGMGLERVAAVLQGVHDNYDTDTFRALITASESLTGVAAEGDSRASHRVIADHLRSSGFLLADGVLPSNEGRGYVLRRIMRRAMRHAHLLGARDPLMHRLVPALVTEMGQAYPELARAQPLIEETLEREETQFRRTLSNGLRLLDEATGAMGEGGELDGETAFKLYDTYGFPYDLTEDALRNRGIAVDRAGFDAAMARQKAAARAAWKGSGQAADGELWFDIAEREGATEFTGYAATEGEGRVVGIIRDGVEVPNAGAGDAVTVLTNQSPFYGESGGQAGDAGAITSPDGLRIEVTDTSKPLGRLHAHEGTVEAGTIAVGDVVHLAVDADRRDRIRANHSATHLLHAALRHRLGEHVTQKGSLVAEDRLRFDFSHPKPLTPDDIAAIEAEVNAEIRANETVTTRLMSPDDAIQAGAMALFGEKYGDEVRVLSMGRAGDGGRNYSVELCGGTHVSATGDIGLLRVISESAVSSGVRRIEALTGEAARQWLVNRENALRDAAATFRSTPEEVPARIVALLDERKRLERELAEARRALALGGGAGQAGPVDEQVAGVAFFGQVLPGLEAKALRGLLDEAKSRMGSGVAAIVAVNDGRAAIAVAVTADLTERFDAVQLVRAGVTALGGQGGGGRPDMAQGGGPNGSKADDAIAAVRALLEEQAAPA is encoded by the coding sequence ATGACCTCGACCAACGACATTCGCCGGAGCTTCCTCGATTACTTCGCGGGCGCGGGCCACCGCACGGTGCCCAGTGCGCCGCTGGTCCCCTACAACGATCCGACGCTGATGTTCGTCAACGCGGGCATGGTTCCGTTCAAGAACATCTTCACCGGCCTAGAAACGCCGCCGGCGCCGACGGCCGCGAGCAGCCAGAAATGCGTGCGCGCCGGGGGCAAGCACAACGATCTCGACAATGTGGGCTACACCGCGCGGCATCACACGTTCTTTGAAATGCTGGGGAATTTCAGCTTCGGCGACTATTTCAAGGAACAGGCGATCGTCCACGCATGGACGCTGCTGACCAGGGAATGGGGGCTTGATCCCCAGCGGCTGACGGCGACCGTTTACCACACCGATGACGAGGCGTTCGCGCTCTGGGGCAAGATCGCCGGCGTGCCGGATCACCGGATTATCCGCATCCCCACGAAGGACAACTTCTGGGCGATGGGCGACGAGGGGCCCTGCGGTCCCTGCTCGGAGATCTTCTACGACCACGGCGATCACATCTTCGGCGGCCCCCCGGGCTCCCCGGACGAGGACGGCGACCGCTTCGTCGAAATCTGGAACCTCGTGTTCATGCAGTTCGAGCAGGCCGCCGGCGAGATCGTCGGCGAACTGCCGCGCCCCAGCATCGACACCGGCATGGGCCTGGAACGCGTGGCCGCGGTGCTGCAGGGCGTGCATGATAACTATGACACCGACACGTTCCGCGCCCTGATCACCGCGAGCGAAAGCCTTACCGGTGTCGCTGCGGAAGGGGACAGCCGCGCCAGCCACCGGGTGATCGCGGACCATCTGCGTTCCAGCGGCTTCCTGCTGGCAGACGGCGTGCTCCCTTCCAACGAAGGGCGCGGCTATGTCCTTCGCCGGATCATGCGGCGCGCGATGCGTCATGCACACCTGCTGGGCGCGCGCGATCCGCTGATGCACCGCCTGGTGCCGGCCCTCGTCACCGAGATGGGCCAGGCCTACCCCGAACTGGCCCGGGCGCAGCCGCTGATCGAAGAGACGCTGGAGCGTGAGGAAACCCAGTTCCGCCGCACACTGTCGAACGGCCTGCGCCTGCTGGATGAAGCCACCGGCGCGATGGGCGAGGGGGGCGAGCTGGACGGTGAGACCGCGTTCAAGCTCTACGATACCTATGGTTTCCCCTACGACCTGACCGAAGACGCCCTGCGCAACCGCGGCATCGCGGTCGATCGCGCGGGCTTCGACGCGGCAATGGCCCGCCAGAAGGCGGCCGCGCGCGCCGCCTGGAAGGGCAGCGGCCAAGCGGCCGACGGCGAGCTGTGGTTCGACATCGCCGAACGCGAAGGGGCGACGGAATTCACCGGCTACGCGGCGACCGAAGGCGAAGGGCGGGTCGTCGGCATTATCCGCGACGGGGTCGAGGTCCCGAACGCCGGGGCCGGCGATGCGGTGACGGTGCTCACCAACCAGTCCCCCTTCTATGGCGAAAGCGGGGGGCAGGCTGGCGACGCCGGCGCGATCACCTCGCCGGATGGGCTGCGGATCGAGGTGACGGATACGTCGAAGCCGCTCGGGCGACTGCACGCGCACGAGGGGACAGTCGAAGCCGGGACGATTGCCGTGGGCGATGTGGTCCATCTCGCGGTCGATGCAGATCGGCGCGACCGCATCCGGGCCAATCATTCCGCCACTCACCTGCTTCACGCGGCGCTTCGCCACCGGCTGGGAGAGCATGTGACGCAGAAGGGTTCGCTGGTGGCCGAGGATCGCCTGCGGTTCGACTTTTCGCACCCCAAGCCGCTTACACCGGACGATATCGCCGCGATCGAAGCGGAGGTGAATGCGGAGATTCGCGCCAACGAGACGGTCACGACCCGGCTGATGAGCCCCGACGACGCCATCCAGGCGGGGGCCATGGCGCTGTTCGGCGAGAAATATGGCGACGAGGTGCGCGTCCTCTCGATGGGCCGCGCAGGTGACGGCGGGCGCAATTACTCGGTCGAACTGTGCGGCGGCACCCATGTCAGCGCGACGGGCGACATCGGACTGCTACGGGTGATTTCGGAAAGCGCCGTTTCGAGCGGCGTCCGCCGGATCGAGGCGCTGACGGGCGAAGCGGCGAGGCAATGGCTGGTCAACCGTGAGAACGCCTTGCGCGATGCCGCGGCAACTTTCCGTTCGACGCCTGAGGAAGTGCCAGCCCGGATCGTCGCCCTACTGGACGAACGCAAGCGTCTCGAACGTGAGCTTGCGGAGGCAAGGCGCGCCCTCGCCCTCGGTGGCGGTGCCGGGCAGGCGGGCCCCGTGGACGAACAGGTCGCGGGCGTGGCCTTTTTCGGTCAGGTCCTTCCCGGACTGGAGGCCAAGGCGCTCCGCGGTCTTCTCGACGAGGCCAAGTCGCGCATGGGATCAGGCGTCGCTGCGATCGTCGCCGTGAACGATGGCCGCGCGGCGATCGCCGTTGCTGTCACCGCCGATCTCACGGAACGCTTCGATGCCGTTCAGCTTGTCCGCGCGGGCGTGACCGCGCTTGGCGGGCAGGGCGGCGGCGGTCGGCCTGACATGGCGCAGGGCGGCGGGCCCAACGGCAGCAAGGCGGACGATGCTATTGCAGCGGTCCGCGCGCTGCTGGAGGAGCAGGCCGCACCGGCCTGA
- a CDS encoding cation:proton antiporter, whose translation MAAELQYSPLISDGLVILGAAGIVIPVFHRFRITPVIGFILIGLLVGPFGLGRFVDEFPWLFHMTISDAEALAPFAEFGIILLLFTIGLELSFNRLWSMRRLVFGLGAMELLLIGGLIAAAFAAMGQEWTGALALGFALALSSTAIVLPISGTTTPVGRAALSMLLFEDIAIVPIVFILGALAPYAQAEGMEGLVTTLWQGFAVVVALLVLGRLALPPLFAQAARTKSPELFLAASLLVVIGASLATAAAGLSPIVGALIAGLLIAETEYHGEVEGIIQPFKGLALGVFLITIGMSIDFATIWAQLGNIMLAVTGVLVLKAIVTGVLLRLMGARRSTAAETGLLMASPSETTLIVLTAATAALLIDRETAHFWQIVTAIGLTVTPLLAMLGRAVARRMDPMPPAEDDLGEAKVIIVGAGRVGRLVADMLIVHGIPYVAIDSDGDLIERARRSGYRATFGDAARRNALDRLGIETAPAVILTMDEPVLAQRMTTRLRRLYPELPIIARARDLNHAADLYRAGASHAVPETLESSLQLSEAVLVDLGVPMGPVIASIHEKRDEFREQIRRDGDLAHKPKLRTSVADTG comes from the coding sequence ATGGCGGCAGAGCTTCAGTATTCCCCACTGATTTCCGATGGCCTCGTCATCCTGGGGGCCGCCGGCATCGTCATCCCGGTATTCCACCGTTTCCGCATTACCCCGGTCATCGGGTTCATCCTGATCGGCCTGCTGGTCGGTCCCTTCGGCCTCGGACGGTTCGTCGACGAATTTCCGTGGCTGTTCCACATGACGATATCCGACGCGGAAGCGCTGGCGCCGTTTGCCGAATTCGGCATCATCCTCCTGCTGTTCACCATCGGCCTGGAACTCTCCTTCAACCGCCTGTGGTCGATGCGCCGCCTCGTATTCGGGCTCGGCGCGATGGAGTTGCTGCTCATCGGTGGGCTTATCGCCGCAGCCTTTGCGGCCATGGGCCAGGAGTGGACCGGCGCTCTGGCGCTGGGTTTTGCCCTTGCACTGAGCTCGACGGCGATCGTCCTGCCCATATCCGGCACCACCACCCCCGTCGGACGCGCGGCGCTCTCCATGCTCCTGTTCGAAGACATCGCGATCGTGCCGATCGTCTTCATCCTCGGCGCGCTGGCGCCATACGCGCAGGCCGAAGGGATGGAGGGACTCGTCACCACGCTGTGGCAGGGCTTCGCGGTGGTGGTGGCGCTGCTCGTGCTCGGGCGGCTCGCCCTGCCTCCGCTGTTCGCCCAGGCCGCGCGGACGAAGAGCCCTGAGCTATTCCTGGCCGCGAGCCTGCTCGTCGTCATCGGCGCCAGCCTGGCCACCGCGGCAGCCGGCCTGTCCCCGATCGTCGGAGCGCTGATCGCCGGATTGCTGATCGCCGAAACCGAATATCACGGCGAAGTGGAAGGGATTATCCAACCATTCAAGGGCCTTGCTCTCGGGGTCTTCCTGATCACCATCGGCATGAGCATCGATTTCGCGACCATCTGGGCGCAACTCGGCAATATCATGCTGGCCGTCACGGGCGTGCTCGTCCTGAAGGCGATCGTCACAGGGGTCCTGCTACGGCTCATGGGCGCGCGGCGCAGCACGGCCGCCGAAACCGGGCTGCTCATGGCGAGCCCCAGCGAAACCACGCTGATCGTCCTTACCGCGGCGACTGCGGCGCTGCTCATCGACCGGGAAACCGCCCATTTCTGGCAGATCGTCACGGCGATCGGTCTCACCGTGACACCGTTGCTCGCAATGCTCGGCCGCGCGGTGGCCCGGCGCATGGACCCGATGCCCCCCGCGGAGGACGACCTGGGGGAGGCCAAGGTCATCATCGTCGGGGCGGGCCGGGTCGGCCGGCTGGTGGCGGACATGCTCATCGTCCACGGCATACCGTATGTCGCCATCGACAGCGACGGCGACCTCATCGAACGGGCCCGCCGGTCGGGCTATCGCGCGACCTTCGGCGATGCGGCGCGGCGGAACGCGCTGGACCGGCTGGGCATAGAGACTGCGCCGGCGGTCATCCTGACAATGGATGAACCCGTGCTTGCCCAGCGGATGACGACGCGGCTGCGCAGATTGTATCCGGAACTGCCGATCATCGCCCGCGCGCGCGATCTCAACCACGCTGCGGATCTTTATCGCGCAGGGGCCAGCCATGCAGTGCCCGAAACGCTGGAGAGCTCCCTCCAGCTGTCCGAAGCCGTGCTGGTGGATCTGGGCGTTCCGATGGGCCCGGTGATCGCGTCGATCCACGAGAAGCGCGACGAGTTCCGGGAACAGATCCGGCGCGACGGCGACCTTGCGCACAAACCCAAGCTGCGCACCAGCGTTGCGGATACGGGATAA
- a CDS encoding NADP-dependent isocitrate dehydrogenase, which yields MAKIKVKNPVVEMDGDEMTRIIWQWIRERLILPYLDIDLKYYDLSVEKRDETNDQITIDAANATKEHGVAVKCATITPDEARVEEFSLKKMWKSPNGTIRNILGGVVFREPIVIQNVPRLIPGWTDPIVVGRHAFGDQYRATDTLIPGPGTLRLVFDGENGESIDLEVFKFPSSGVAMAMYNLDDSIRDFARASLNYGLNLGWPVYLSTKNTILKAYDGRFKDLFQEVYETEGFKEKFAAAGIVYEHRLIDDMVASALKWSGKFVWACKNYDGDVQSDQVAQGFGSLGLMTSVLMTPDGKTVEAEAAHGTVTRHYRQHQQGKATSTNPIASIFAWTRGLIYRGRFDDTPEVVKFAETLERVCIETVESGKMTKDLALLIGPEQAWMTTEQFFEAIVENLEKEMAAAA from the coding sequence ATGGCAAAGATCAAGGTGAAGAACCCCGTCGTCGAGATGGACGGCGACGAGATGACCCGCATCATCTGGCAGTGGATCCGCGAACGGCTGATCCTCCCCTATCTCGACATCGATCTGAAGTACTATGACCTCAGCGTCGAAAAGCGTGACGAGACGAACGACCAGATCACCATCGATGCCGCCAACGCCACGAAGGAACACGGCGTCGCGGTCAAGTGCGCCACGATCACCCCGGACGAGGCGCGGGTCGAGGAATTCTCGCTCAAGAAAATGTGGAAGAGCCCCAACGGCACGATCCGCAATATCCTGGGCGGCGTGGTGTTCCGTGAACCCATCGTCATCCAGAACGTCCCCCGGCTGATCCCCGGCTGGACCGATCCCATCGTGGTCGGCCGCCATGCGTTCGGCGATCAGTACCGCGCGACCGACACCCTCATCCCCGGGCCGGGCACGCTGCGCCTGGTGTTCGACGGAGAGAACGGCGAATCGATCGACCTGGAGGTGTTCAAGTTCCCCTCCAGCGGGGTCGCGATGGCGATGTACAACCTCGACGATTCGATCCGCGATTTCGCCCGGGCGAGCCTCAATTACGGGCTCAACCTCGGCTGGCCGGTCTATCTCAGCACCAAGAACACGATTCTCAAGGCTTATGACGGGCGCTTCAAGGACCTGTTCCAGGAAGTCTACGAGACCGAAGGCTTCAAGGAGAAGTTCGCGGCCGCGGGCATCGTTTACGAGCACCGCCTGATCGACGACATGGTCGCCTCCGCCCTCAAGTGGTCGGGCAAGTTCGTCTGGGCCTGCAAGAACTACGACGGCGACGTTCAGTCGGACCAGGTGGCCCAGGGCTTCGGCTCGCTCGGCCTCATGACCAGCGTGCTGATGACGCCGGACGGCAAGACAGTGGAAGCCGAAGCGGCGCACGGCACCGTGACCCGCCACTACCGCCAGCACCAGCAGGGCAAGGCGACCAGCACCAACCCCATCGCCAGCATCTTCGCCTGGACCCGCGGCCTCATCTATCGCGGCCGCTTCGACGACACCCCCGAGGTCGTGAAGTTCGCTGAAACGCTGGAGCGGGTCTGCATCGAGACGGTCGAGAGCGGCAAGATGACCAAGGATCTCGCGCTGCTGATCGGGCCCGAGCAGGCCTGGATGACGACCGAACAGTTTTTCGAAGCGATCGTCGAGAATCTCGAGAAGGAAATGGCCGCCGCGGCCTGA
- the cpdR gene encoding cell cycle two-component system response regulator CpdR, with protein sequence MNDPSPIRILLAEDEEAMRTYLARALENAGYAVVAVGRGTEAVPHLEAEHFDLLLSDIVMPEMDGIELAQKCNEVSPLTKVMFITGFAAVSLKASREQPRAKVLSKPFHLKDLVMEVDRMFRPEVAASV encoded by the coding sequence ATGAATGACCCATCCCCCATCCGCATCCTCCTCGCCGAAGACGAAGAGGCGATGCGCACTTACCTTGCCAGGGCGCTGGAAAACGCCGGTTACGCGGTCGTCGCCGTGGGGCGCGGCACCGAAGCTGTCCCGCACCTGGAGGCGGAGCATTTCGATCTCCTGCTGTCGGACATCGTCATGCCGGAAATGGACGGGATCGAACTCGCCCAGAAGTGCAACGAGGTGAGCCCGCTGACGAAGGTGATGTTCATCACCGGGTTCGCAGCGGTCAGCCTCAAGGCCAGCCGGGAACAGCCGCGCGCCAAGGTTCTGTCGAAACCCTTCCACTTGAAGGACCTGGTGATGGAGGTGGACCGCATGTTCCGCCCGGAGGTTGCCGCGAGCGTCTGA